DNA from Gemmatimonadota bacterium:
CGATGGCTTCGATGCGCCACGACGAGGCGCCCAGCAGGAAGACCTCCCCCTCGCGCGACTCGAAGACCATCTCCTCGTCCAGCTCGCCCACCCGCACCGGCCGCTCGGCGCCGGCCAGGAAGACGCCATACAGGCCGCGGTCGGGGATGGTACCGCCGCTGGTGACCGCGATGGTGCGTGCGCCCCGGCGCGCCTCCAGGATGCCGTTGATCCGGTCCCACGTGATGCGGGGTCGGAGCTCGCGGAAGTCGTCGGAGGGGTAGCGGCCCGACAGCATGTCGAGCACACGCTCGAAGGCGGAGCGCGGCAGGTCCGCGTAGGGGGCCGCGCCGCGGATCAGGGCGTACACGTCGTCGGCCGGGATCGGCGCTTCGGACACGATGGCCACGATCTGCTGCGCCAGCACGTCCAGCGCGTTGCGCGGGTAGGTCGTGCGCTCCACCCAGCCGTCGCGGATGGCCCGCCCGACCGCCGCGCAGGCCAGCAGGTCCACCCGGAACTTGGGGAAGATCACGCCCTTGGAGACGGCCCCGACGTGGTGTCCGGCGCGGCCGAAGCGCTGGATGCCGGATGCGACGGAAGGCGGCGCCTCGATCTGGATCACGAGATCGATCGCGCCCATGTCGATGCCGAGCTCGAGCGAGCTGGTGGCGACCAGCGCCGGCAACAGACCGCGCTTGAGGCGGTCCTCGATGTCGGCCCGCTGATGCGGCGCCACCGAGCCGTGGTGGGCCAGCACGATCTCCTCGCCCGCCAGCTCGTTCAGGGCCGCCGAGAGCCGCTCGGCCAGCCGGCGGCTGTTGACGAAGATCAGGGTCGAGCGATGCGCGCGGATCAGCTCCAGCAGCCGCGGATGGATCTGCGGCCAGATGGAGGCGCGTTGCGGACCTGCCGACGCCGGTCCGGACGGGATCTCCTCCAGCGGCTCACCGAGCGTCGCCATGTCCTCGACCGGAACCTCGATCGTGACGTCGAACGTCTTGGGCTGGTTGGCGTCGACGATGTGGACCGGGCGCGAGACCGGAAGGGTGGCCTCGTCCGCGACGGCGTCCAGACCGCCCAGCAGCCGCGCGATCTCCTCCAGCGGGCGCTGCGTGGCGGAGAGCCCCACGCGCTGCAGCGGCGGAGCGCCCGCGCGCAGACGCTCCAGGCGCTCCAGCGACACGAAGAGGTGCGTGCCGCGTTTCGTGGCCGCCATGGCGTGGATCTCGTCGACGATCACCGTCTCCACCCCGCGCAGCGTCTCCCGCGCCTGCGACGTCAGCATCAGGTAGAGGGACTCGGGCGTGGTGATCAGGATCTCGGGCGGTGTGCGCACCAGCTCACGCCGCTCCCGTGCGGACGTGTCGCCCGTGCGCACACCCACCACCGGCATGCGGAACGGAAGCCCGGCGCGCTCGGCCTCGGCGCGGATGCCGGCCAGAGGCGCGCGCAGATTGCGCTCGACGTCGACGCCGAGCGCCTTGAGCGGCGAGATGTAGATGACCCGCGTGGACGAGGCGTCCGCGGGGGCCGGCCCGAACATCATGCGGTCGATCGCCACCAGGAAGGCCGCCAGCGTCTTCCCCGAGCCCGTGGGGGCCAGGAGCAGCGTGGAGGCGCCGGAGGCGATGCGGGGCCAGCCTTCCGCCTGGGCGCGCGTGGGGCCGGGAAAGGTGCGACGGAACCAGGCGCGGGTGGCGGCGGCGGCGAACTCGAGCGCGTCGGTGGGCGATGCGTTGCCCGGAAGCTCTGCCATCGACGAACGCTCGCCCTCGCGTCGGCGGGCGTAAAGGGCGTCGCCGACCGGGAGGACGTCACACCTTCTGTGCGGGGACCTCCTCCACCGCTCCGGTCCGGCCCATCAGCAGGCTCTGCACGAGCGAGCCCGAATAGAAGGCCAGCAGGTAGTAGCCGATCCCGGCGCCCAGCCACGCGCCGATCCCGATCGGCAGGATCCCCGAGATCGCGAGCAGCACCGGACCGCCCTGCCCGCCGAGCACGGTGCCGAGCACGGAGATGGCGCCGGCCAGCACGCCCAGGAGCAGTCCACCGGCAGCCAGCGGCGTGCCCTCCGACACATGGAAGACCGCCTGGAAGAGCGCGATCAGGATCGGGATCTGGATCAGCGCTCCGAGGAGGCCGGCTTTGTCCACCATGGAGATGCCCGCCTCCTGGTGGAGCGCCTTCAACGCGCGGTTGAGCTGGCCCGGCTCGTCCTTGAGCTCGCGGTTCAACTCCTTGATGCGCGGCTTGAGGGTGACGGCCACGCGCTGATGGGCGCGGGTCTTCCGTGCGAGCGGGAGCATGATGGGGATCAACAGGAGGCGGATCGCGAGCACCGTCACGAAGATCCCGAGCGCCAGCGAGCCGCCCAGCGCGTCCCCGGCCTGGTGGAGCAGGCGTTCCAGCGACGAGACGAAGGCGGACCACATGGAAGCTCCTCGGGCGGCGGGGGACGTCCGGGCGCGCCGCCGCGGACATTCCGGTGGGCTCCCCGGGGGGCGCAGCCGGGGCGGGGGATGGTTGCGTCGGAAGGACCGGCTTGGCAAGACGGGTGGGAGCGCGGGGGCGCGCGCATCGGCGGACCGACCGCATCCGGACTGGACATGCGCCTGCCGGGGTCGCAGTCTAGCCGTCGGCTCCTACGGAGACACCGGAATGCCACGCTCCCGCCCGCCCCCCGAGGCAGGACGTCCGCTTCCGGCCGGGTACGCCCCCCGCCCCCGCGTCGGCGTGTGGGTGGCGGTCACGGCGGCGTACCTGGCGGTGAGCGGGCTGGGACTGGTGGTCGCCGGCGCATTCCGCGCCGACGGCCTCGCGCTGTGGTATCCGCCGGCCGGGCTCGACCTGGCGCTCCTCCTGGTCTTCGGGCCGTGGTACCTGCCCGCGGTGGCGGTGGCCCATGTCCTGGCCGTCCAGGTGGCCGGAGGAGACTTCGGCGCAGGGGTGCTCGGCCTCTACGTGGGGCTCCACACCCTGCTGTTCG
Protein-coding regions in this window:
- a CDS encoding YidC/Oxa1 family membrane protein insertase → MWSAFVSSLERLLHQAGDALGGSLALGIFVTVLAIRLLLIPIMLPLARKTRAHQRVAVTLKPRIKELNRELKDEPGQLNRALKALHQEAGISMVDKAGLLGALIQIPILIALFQAVFHVSEGTPLAAGGLLLGVLAGAISVLGTVLGGQGGPVLLAISGILPIGIGAWLGAGIGYYLLAFYSGSLVQSLLMGRTGAVEEVPAQKV
- a CDS encoding DEAD/DEAH box helicase, with amino-acid sequence MAELPGNASPTDALEFAAAATRAWFRRTFPGPTRAQAEGWPRIASGASTLLLAPTGSGKTLAAFLVAIDRMMFGPAPADASSTRVIYISPLKALGVDVERNLRAPLAGIRAEAERAGLPFRMPVVGVRTGDTSARERRELVRTPPEILITTPESLYLMLTSQARETLRGVETVIVDEIHAMAATKRGTHLFVSLERLERLRAGAPPLQRVGLSATQRPLEEIARLLGGLDAVADEATLPVSRPVHIVDANQPKTFDVTIEVPVEDMATLGEPLEEIPSGPASAGPQRASIWPQIHPRLLELIRAHRSTLIFVNSRRLAERLSAALNELAGEEIVLAHHGSVAPHQRADIEDRLKRGLLPALVATSSLELGIDMGAIDLVIQIEAPPSVASGIQRFGRAGHHVGAVSKGVIFPKFRVDLLACAAVGRAIRDGWVERTTYPRNALDVLAQQIVAIVSEAPIPADDVYALIRGAAPYADLPRSAFERVLDMLSGRYPSDDFRELRPRITWDRINGILEARRGARTIAVTSGGTIPDRGLYGVFLAGAERPVRVGELDEEMVFESREGEVFLLGASSWRIEAIDHDRVLVSPAPGEPGKMPFWRGEGPGRPVEFGRAIGTLIEELRALPSAEA